The Chitinophaga pinensis DSM 2588 region TACACAATAGACAACCACGCTCCTGCTGCGAACTCCACCGGGACAGATGGCAAAAGTTACAATACCATTCGCACGCCTAACGGAGGGCAGTATCAGGTCTATCTCCCGGATGGCAGTCTGGTGATACTAAATGCGGCCAGTAGTCTTCGTTATCCGGTTACATTCAACAGCAATAACCGTTCGGTCGAACTCAGCGGCGAAGCCTATTTTGAGATCACACAGGATGTGCGTCGGCCCTTCCTGGTCGTCTCCAGTACACAAACAGTAAAGGTACTGGGCACCCATTTCAACATCAGCTGTTATCCTGATGAAAACATTAAAACAACACTTGCCGAAGGCAGTATCCTGCTGACAGGCCCACACCTTCCCTCAAAAACATTAAAACCTGGTCAACAGGCTATTCAGACCGCCAGCGGCCTGCAGGTCGTCACGATAGATGCCGACGAAGCAAGCGCCTGGAAAGACGGATTGTTTATTTTCCGGAAGACACCGGTTAAAACCGTGCTCAGGCAATTGTGCCGTTGGTACGATATGGAAACAGCAGATATCGCATTACCGGATATCACTTTTGATGGAGAGATCCCCAAAGACCAGCCATTATCAGAGCTATTGAATGTCATTGCCGAAAACAGTCATGTGAAATTTAAAATAGCGGGCAAAAAAATCATCAGACAATAAACGGACAACACCAACCAAACTAAACAGCTAAAGCATCTGAAGGAGTAAAAGTAACCAGTTCCCGATTGCAGCGGGAACTGGGAGAAGTATAGCGCTTACTAAGGATCAACTACACCAACGTAATTAAACATTAGTTCACCACTAACAATGCAAAACTATGAATTAT contains the following coding sequences:
- a CDS encoding FecR domain-containing protein; translated protein: MTEKEVAELLRKYRSGECSPEELAFMERWYADLEQNAPDLTYPHSAEAHEKVWQEALARHALMHPKKNTAYIWAAAATITILLATGILYFNTGRSGHSPQSSEELYAYNKVHDRLPGSSKAVLTLANGEEILLNDSTKGTIAQQSGMIITKNAKGQLTYTIDNHAPAANSTGTDGKSYNTIRTPNGGQYQVYLPDGSLVILNAASSLRYPVTFNSNNRSVELSGEAYFEITQDVRRPFLVVSSTQTVKVLGTHFNISCYPDENIKTTLAEGSILLTGPHLPSKTLKPGQQAIQTASGLQVVTIDADEASAWKDGLFIFRKTPVKTVLRQLCRWYDMETADIALPDITFDGEIPKDQPLSELLNVIAENSHVKFKIAGKKIIRQ